The genomic interval CCCGGAGGCCCCCGACCTGACGTACCTCAGCGACCTCAACATGCTCGTGAACGTCGGCGGCAGGGAGCGCACCGCGGCGGACTTCACCGAGCTGTGCGCGGGCGCCGGGTTCCGGGTCGACAGCATCACCCCGATGCCGCCGCCGAACGTCTTCCAGCTCATCGAGGCGAAGCCGGCCTGACGGGAGGGGCCCGCTCGCGCGCCCGGGCGCGCTTCCTGCACGAGATGACCGGGAATGGACCGGACGGGAACCCTCCGGGCAGGACAAGATCAGGGGGATGGGCCGGGCCGGCCGCCGACGGCCGGCGAGCGCGGCGGCCGGCCCGGACCGGCCCCGTCCCCCACCCCCTGGAACCACTCGTGACCGACACCGCATCCGACGCCCCCGGCCGCGCGCCGGTGGCGGCCCCCGGACGACCGCGGCTCCTCTTCTCCGTGCTCGGGCCCGTGCGGGCCCGGCGCGGTGCGGAGCTCCTCCACACCGGTTCGCCCCAGCAGCGCGCGCTCCTGGCCGCGCTGCTGCTGCGCGGCGGCCGCACCGCCACCGCGGCGGAACTCGTGGACGCACTGTGGGGCGAGGAACCACCCCACGCCGCCCTCGCCGCACTGCGCACCTACGCCTCACGACTGCGCAAGGTCTTCGGCCCCGACGCCGACGCCCTCGTCAGCGAATCCGGCGGCTACGCGATACGCGTCGGCGAAGGCTGCCTCGACACCGACCGGGCCGAACACCTCGCCACCGACGCGGAAAAAGCCCGCGCCACCGGCGACCGCCCCCGCGCCCGCGACCTCATCAACGAAGCCCTCGACCTCTGGGACGGCGAACCCCTGGCCGGACTCCCCGGCCCCTTCGCCGAAACCCAGCGCACCCGCCTCGAGGAATGGCGCCTCACCCTCCTCGAATCCCGCCTCGACCTCGATCTGGAGGTCGGCGCCCACGCCGAGGCCGTCTCCGAACTCACCGCCCTCACCGCCGCCCACCCCCTGCGCGAACGCCTCCGCGAACTCCTCATGCTCGCCCTCTACCGCAGCGGCCGCCAAGCCGAAGCCCTCGCCGTCTACGCCGACACCCGCCGCCTCCTCGCCGACGAACTCGGCGTCGACCCCTGCCCCGAACTCTCCGAACTCCAGCAGCGCATCCTCCAGGCGGACACCGACCTGGCTGCCGTACCGGACCCCTCCCAGGGCCACGCCTGCCCCTTCGTACGGCCCGCCCAGCTGCCCGCGCGCGTCGCGCACTTCACCGGCCGCGCCGGCCTGGCGGCCGGGCTCCGGGCGCAGCTGACCGGCCCGCGCGGCGGCGCGCCCGCGGTTTCGGCCATCGCCGGGATCGGCGGCGTCGGCAAGACGAGCCTCGCCGTCCACGTGGCCCACGCCGTCCGGCACCACTTCCCGGACGGCCAGCTCTACGCCGACCTCCAGGGCGGCGGGCCCGGCCCGGCGGAACCCGACGCGGTGCTCGGCGCGTTCCTGCGCGCCATGGGCACGGCCGACTCCGCGATCCCCGGGAACGCGGAGGAGCGCGCGGCGCTCTACCGCTCCTTCCTCGCGGACCGCCGCGTGCTCGTCGTGCTCGACAACGCCCGCGACGCCGCCCAGGTCCGTCCCCTGCTCCCCGGGGCGGAGGGGTGCGCGGCGCTCGTCACCAGCCGGGTCCGCCTGTTCGACCTGGAGAACGTCCGCCTCGTCGACCTCGACGTGATGGACCCCGGCGAGGCGCTCGCCCTCTTCACCGGCATCGTCGGCGCGGAACGGGTGGGTGTGGAGCGCGAGGCGGCCCTGGACACCGTCGCCGCCTGCGGCTTCCTGCCCCTGGCGCTGCGCATCGCCGCCTCCCGGCTGGCGGCCCGCCCCACGTGGACCGTCGCCCACCTCGCCCGGAGACTCGCCGACGAGCGCCGCCGCCTCGACGAACTCCACGCCGGCGACCTGGCCGTGGAGGCCACCTTCGACCTGGGCTACCACCACCTCGAACACGGGCAGGCCCGCGCCTTCCGGCTCCTGGGCCTGCCGGACGGGCCCGACCTCTCCCTCCCCGCCGCGGCCGCCCTCCTGGACCTGGACCCCGACGCGGCCGAGGACGTCCTGGAGTCGCTCGTCGACACCTCGCTGCTGGAATCCACCACCCCGGGCCGCTACCGCCTCCACGACCTCCTGCGCCTCTACGCGCGCGCCCGCGCCGAACGGGAGGAGCCGCCCGCCGAGCGCGACGCCGCCATGTCCCGGCTCCTCGACTTCTACCTGGCCACGGCCGCGCGGGCCTACGCCGTGGACCGGCCGGGCGACCGGCTCGGCACCCACCTGGAACCGGTCCCGGTGCCCGGCCTCACCTTCCCCGGCAGCCGTGCGGCGACCGACTGGCTCCTCACCGAGGTCTCCTGCCTCCTGGCCTGTGTCCGGCAGCAGGCGTCCGGCGACACCCTGCGGCGCTCCGTCGACCTGCTGTTCGTGGTGAAGGACCTGGCCGAGAACGGCATGGGGCGCAGGCTGTACGGGCAAGTGGCCGCCGCCGTCCTGACCGCCGCCCGGGACACCGGCGACCCGCGGGCCGAGGGCCGCGCGCACACGATCCTGGCCTACCACCACGGCCTGACCGCGCGGTTCGCCCGGGCCGAGGAGCACGCCCGGCAGGCCGTGCGCCTGGGGACCGTCACCGCGGACCCGCTGGCCCTCTGCCAGGCGTCGAACCTCCGTGGCTCCCTCGCCACATGGCTGAAGCGCCCCGAGGAGGCGGAGCGGCACCTCGCGACGGCGCTGAGGGGGTTCCGCGCCGACGGGAACCTCCCGGGCGAGGCCAGCGCCCTCAGCAACCTCTCCCGCGCGCACCTGGACATGGGCCGCCCGGCCCTCGCGGCGGAGCTCGCCGGGCGGGCGCTCGCCCGCTACGAGGCCGCGGGACCGTCCTGGCGGCGGGCCAACGCCCTCTACGCCTACGGCATCGCCCTGACCGAGAGCGGCCGCCCGGAGGAGGCCGTGCGGAGTCTCGCCGACGCGCTCGCGGTCTTCCAGGCGGGCCGGCAGCGCTGGTGGGAGGGGATGACGGCCTGGCGCCTCACCGTCGCGCAGCTCGCGGCCGGCGACCCGGCCGCGGCGGCCCGCCACGCCGACCTCGCCCTGACCGTCCTCCGCGACCTGGGCGACGACCTGCGGAGCGCCCACGTCCTGACGCTGCTGGGCCGCGCGCTCGCGCGGATCGGGCAGGAGGGGCGGGCACGGGCGTGCTGGCGGGACGCGCTCGCCGCGTACGAGCGGCTGGGCGCGGCGGAACGGTCGGAGGTCCGGGAGCTGCTGGCGGAGCGGTCCTCGCGATGACCGCGGCGGACCGCCCTGACCGCCCTGACCGCCCTCGTCCGCAACCCGCGCGGGCACCGGCGTCTCCTTGCGGGCGGAGCTGACCGACACCGACGGCAACACCCTCACGCAGACCGTCACCGACGCGTACCGCACCCGGTGACCCGCGGGTGAACGGCGCCCGGGGACCGGCCTTCCCCGGCCGTGCCCCGGGCCCCGGCACCGACTGAGGGCCCGTCAGCGGGATGTCAGGCAGGCTTCACACCGCCCTGCCAGTATCGGTCCCTACCGGGCGGCCGCGGCCGACGCCCCGGCAGCCGTTCGTGTGTCGCCGAATCACCAGGAGCGGACATGGCTGTCAGACGTGAAAGACACGGAACCCGCGCACCGGGCCGGCGCGTCCGCCGGGCCGCGGTCGTCGCCGCCGTGGCGGGGGGCGCGGTGCTGCCGGTCGTACCCCCCGCCTCCACGGCCTCCGGGGCCGCCGCCGGGCCCGTGGCCGCCGACACCTGCCAGGTCCGGCCCGACGCGCGGCACACCGACTGGACCCCGATGAACTTCCTCGGCGACGTGGTGTGCCCGCACAACCTCGTCAACACCCGGGTCCAGTCGACGACCCAGAGCCCCGTCAACGGGCGGATGGCCTTCTCGCCGAGCTGGTTCGTGTGCTGGAAGCCAGGGACCCCGCAGCAGGGCAGTGACATCTGGTACTACACGCAGGCCGACAGCGTCTCCGGCAACAAGCGCACGAAGGGCTGGGGTTACCTTCCGGCGGCCGAGCTACAGGTGACGAAGCACCCGGTCCCGGGGCTGGCGCGGTGCAGTTGGTCGGCCCCGACGGCTTCCGGAGGCTGAGATGGACCTGACCGGGAAGCGCCGGGCACACGGCCGGAAGGCGTGGACGGCCGCCCTGCTGTCCCTGGGGATCCTCGCCGTCGGCGCCCCCGCCGTGGTGGCGGAGCCCGCCGGCGGGACGGGCACCGCGGCCACCTGCGGGCTGCGCAACCAAAGGCACCAGGACAACCTGGGCAACACCTTCACCCTGGACCTGTTCTGCGACAACCTCGCCACGGACGTCCTCGGGCGGTCCGCCTTCAACGCGCCGGTCACCGGCAGGCTCAAGCTGTCGCCGAGCTGGTTCGTGTGCTGGACGGAGGGCGAGGCCCCGCCGGGCCAGACCAAGATCTGGTACTACACGCAGGGGGACGAGGTGGTGACCCAGCCCGGCCTCAAGGCGTGGGGGGTCGTCCCCGCC from Streptomyces albireticuli carries:
- a CDS encoding BTAD domain-containing putative transcriptional regulator, encoding MTDTASDAPGRAPVAAPGRPRLLFSVLGPVRARRGAELLHTGSPQQRALLAALLLRGGRTATAAELVDALWGEEPPHAALAALRTYASRLRKVFGPDADALVSESGGYAIRVGEGCLDTDRAEHLATDAEKARATGDRPRARDLINEALDLWDGEPLAGLPGPFAETQRTRLEEWRLTLLESRLDLDLEVGAHAEAVSELTALTAAHPLRERLRELLMLALYRSGRQAEALAVYADTRRLLADELGVDPCPELSELQQRILQADTDLAAVPDPSQGHACPFVRPAQLPARVAHFTGRAGLAAGLRAQLTGPRGGAPAVSAIAGIGGVGKTSLAVHVAHAVRHHFPDGQLYADLQGGGPGPAEPDAVLGAFLRAMGTADSAIPGNAEERAALYRSFLADRRVLVVLDNARDAAQVRPLLPGAEGCAALVTSRVRLFDLENVRLVDLDVMDPGEALALFTGIVGAERVGVEREAALDTVAACGFLPLALRIAASRLAARPTWTVAHLARRLADERRRLDELHAGDLAVEATFDLGYHHLEHGQARAFRLLGLPDGPDLSLPAAAALLDLDPDAAEDVLESLVDTSLLESTTPGRYRLHDLLRLYARARAEREEPPAERDAAMSRLLDFYLATAARAYAVDRPGDRLGTHLEPVPVPGLTFPGSRAATDWLLTEVSCLLACVRQQASGDTLRRSVDLLFVVKDLAENGMGRRLYGQVAAAVLTAARDTGDPRAEGRAHTILAYHHGLTARFARAEEHARQAVRLGTVTADPLALCQASNLRGSLATWLKRPEEAERHLATALRGFRADGNLPGEASALSNLSRAHLDMGRPALAAELAGRALARYEAAGPSWRRANALYAYGIALTESGRPEEAVRSLADALAVFQAGRQRWWEGMTAWRLTVAQLAAGDPAAAARHADLALTVLRDLGDDLRSAHVLTLLGRALARIGQEGRARACWRDALAAYERLGAAERSEVRELLAERSSR